A window of the Miscanthus floridulus cultivar M001 chromosome 14, ASM1932011v1, whole genome shotgun sequence genome harbors these coding sequences:
- the LOC136502772 gene encoding uncharacterized protein gives MATRGAAFNISLVLVLSLALQVQGGTQLKQSNRRPSASASPEEEYVRGVPAIDDDGDGGGVVVRAVRAVPGVPRCCSSSNASSCVDTSCCYDIDCDLPGKPFGTCAFTPHTCGCGTGNCTQLS, from the exons ATGGCTACTCGTGGTGCCGCCTTCAACATCTCCCTCGTGCTCGTCCTATCCCTCGCCCTCCAAGTTCAAG GAGGCACTCAGCTGAAGCAGTCCAACAGGAGACCGTCAGCATCAGCATCACCGGAGGAGGAGTACGTGCGTGGTGTACCGGCcatcgacgacgacggcgacggaggCGGTGTCGTCGTACGAGCCGTTCGAGCTGTGCCAGGGGTGCCGCGGTGCTGCTCGTCGTCCAACGCGAGCAGCTGTGTGGACACCAGCTGCTGCTACGACATCGATTGCGACCTCCCCGGCAAGCCCTTCGGCACCTGCGCCTTCACGCCCCACACCTGCGGCTGCGGCACCGGCAACTGCACCCAGCTGTCGTGA